One region of Natronobacterium texcoconense genomic DNA includes:
- a CDS encoding NAD(P)/FAD-dependent oxidoreductase has protein sequence MRRIGVVGAGAAAAAATYVLSETLEDATITVLEKSGGLCGRAATRRRDDVVYDYGANYVKSADERVTELLTGTLETDGLVEIDEPIWTFDRSGRLSPGRENTGHKWTYRRGLTQIAKRLFDRTDADVHRRTRVERLIRDDGVWRLEDADGATWGPFDTVLLNPPAPQTADLLRSAEWDADLRETLVEVVDDVPYRTIWTGVFHYPFELEVPYYALINTDTDHEVGWVAREECKPGHVPDGESLLVVQASPGWSTDHYDEPPEDALAELASITAELLADDRLTEPDWTDHQGWRYALPDEGVVSGPLRSAEKEGLYCLGDWAAGEARVHAALRNGLEVGERIALESV, from the coding sequence ATGAGACGGATCGGAGTCGTCGGCGCAGGTGCGGCTGCGGCGGCCGCGACGTACGTGCTCTCGGAAACCCTCGAGGACGCCACGATAACGGTCCTCGAGAAGTCCGGCGGCCTCTGTGGTCGTGCGGCGACGCGGCGTCGCGACGACGTCGTCTACGACTACGGAGCCAACTACGTCAAATCCGCGGACGAACGGGTTACTGAACTGCTTACCGGGACGCTCGAGACCGACGGTCTGGTCGAGATAGACGAGCCAATCTGGACGTTCGATCGGAGCGGCAGACTCTCGCCGGGCCGGGAGAACACCGGACACAAGTGGACCTACCGCCGCGGACTGACCCAGATCGCGAAGCGACTGTTCGACCGGACCGACGCGGACGTTCATCGCCGTACCCGCGTCGAGCGGCTGATTCGAGACGACGGCGTCTGGCGACTCGAGGACGCCGACGGAGCGACGTGGGGCCCCTTCGATACCGTCCTGTTGAACCCGCCCGCACCCCAGACCGCCGACCTGCTCCGGTCGGCGGAGTGGGACGCCGACCTCCGCGAGACGCTCGTCGAGGTCGTCGACGACGTCCCCTATCGGACGATCTGGACCGGCGTCTTTCACTACCCGTTCGAACTCGAGGTTCCCTACTACGCGCTGATCAACACGGATACGGACCACGAGGTAGGGTGGGTTGCTCGCGAAGAGTGCAAACCCGGCCACGTTCCCGACGGCGAGTCGCTGCTCGTCGTCCAGGCGAGCCCCGGGTGGTCGACCGATCACTACGACGAGCCACCCGAGGACGCACTTGCGGAACTGGCATCGATCACGGCCGAGTTGCTCGCGGACGACCGACTCACGGAACCCGACTGGACGGACCATCAGGGCTGGCGGTACGCACTTCCCGACGAGGGCGTGGTGAGCGGCCCGCTTCGAAGCGCCGAAAAAGAAGGACTGTACTGTCTCGGCGACTGGGCCGCCGGCGAAGCCCGGGTCCACGCCGCCTTGCGTAACGGCCTCGAGGTCGGCGAACGGATCGCGCTCGAGTCGGTTTGA